The following are encoded together in the Phaseolus vulgaris cultivar G19833 chromosome 9, P. vulgaris v2.0, whole genome shotgun sequence genome:
- the LOC137822925 gene encoding uncharacterized protein, which produces MDAVLTPQAPNSNTRMKTPKKNGGGNFNSYKRCENFDTYAGLLNPPPSRAVSFSYSHPLSASSLFNHHRHALQQQPPLLPLPHASRGNRSRHASLTPKKSKATKREESKKRSGTQFLIVASQNPWGPDPKDLPRLVLGMGNVNDVVSASVFNLAPPPSSLPLPNFSLRSKLRCNAEAAAAAASGVDDGATNNLRQLLRLR; this is translated from the coding sequence ATGGACGCCGTTTTGACGCCTCAGGCTCCCAACAGCAACACGAGAATGAAGACCCCAAAGAAAAACGGAGGAGGTAATTTCAATTCTTATAAACGGTGTGAGAATTTTGACACCTATGCAGGTCTCTTGAACCCTCCTCCTTCTCGCGCCGTCTCCTTCTCCTACTCTCATCCCCTCTCAGCTTCTTCCCTCTTCAATCACCACCGCCACGCGCTCCAACAACAACCACCGCTGCTTCCTCTTCCTCACGCTTCCCGAGGCAATCGGAGCAGACACGCCTCTCTGACGCCGAAGAAATCCAAGGCAACGAAGCGAGAGGAATCGAAGAAGAGATCCGGGACGCAATTTCTCATCGTGGCTTCTCAAAACCCCTGGGGACCCGATCCCAAGGACCTTCCAAGACTGGTTCTGGGGATGGGAAACGTCAACGACGTTGTTTCGGCCTCCGTTTTTAATTTGGCTCCGCCGCCCAGTAGTTTGCCGTTGCCCAACTTTTCTCTCAGATCGAAACTCCGTTGCAACGCGGAAGCCGCCGCCGCCGCTGCTTCTGGCGTTGACGACGGAGCAACAAACAATCTCCGGCAACTTCTACGCCTCCGGTGA
- the LOC137820178 gene encoding rac-like GTP-binding protein RAC1, whose translation MSASRFIKCVTVGDGAVGKTCLLISYTSNTFPTDYVPTVFDNFSANVVVDGSTVNLGLWDTAGQEDYNRLRPLSYRGADVFILAFSLISKASYENIAKKWIPELRHYAPGVPIILVGTKLDLREDKQFFMDHPGAVPITTAQGEELRKLIGAPAYIECSSKTQQNVKAVFDAAIKVVLQPPKQKKKKRKAQKACSIL comes from the exons ATGAGTGCCTCCAGGTTCATAAAGTGCGTCACCGTCGGAGACGGCGCTGTCGGCAAAACCTGCTTGTTGATTTCCTACACCAGCAACACTTTCCCCAcg GACTACGTGCCCACCGTTTTTGACAATTTCAGTGCTAATGTTGTGGTGGATGGAAGCACAGTAAACCTGGGATTGTGGGATACTGCTG gTCAGGAGGATTATAATAGACTAAGACCCTTGAGCTATCGAGGAGCTGATGTTTTTATACTTGCCTTTTCTCTCATAAGCAAGGCTAGCTATGAAAACATTGCCAAGAAg TGGATCCCTGAACTAAGGCACTACGCCCCCGGTGTTCCAATAATTCTGGTTGGAACGAAGTTAG ATCTTCGGGAAGATAAGCAATTTTTTATGGACCACCCTGGTGCGGTGCCAATAACTACAGCACAG GGAGAAGAATTAAGAAAACTAATTGGTGCTCCTGCCTACATTGAGTGTAGTTCAAAAACGCAGCAG AATGTGAAAGCTGTGTTTGACGCTGCCATCAAAGTGGTTCTTCAACCaccaaagcaaaagaaaaaaaagagaaaggcGCAGAAGGCTTGCTCAATATTGTGA